ggggatggatcagcccctgctctgctgctctttcccgtctcccccagggaccttgcagagccccagccatgctgtttgcccccaacctggccacagccagcctggggctgctgacggggcttttctgtgctgaacattggcctggccgtgttgtggagagagcctgggcaaggagcctgcagcccccaggccctggcctgaggcgtcagcgctgccccagcagtgcccatggcctgtccctgctgcagccccggcactgccacccccagccctgtgcccggccccgagagcactcaggccctacagcaacagcagggccaggagggcagcggggcagggccacggcagcagcactggcaacaccaagtgctgctgctgctgggcacagctgctgtgccagcactgatctgccccagctctgcacacagacattgctgctgcagccacagagaaggaaacaaaagggGGATCTTCAGTGAAAATTCTGTGGGAGATCCTTTAGTTTGTTTAAAGCCACTGAGGGTGCAGCTCCTCATTGACAAAGTCTGGGGCTACAGAGAATatgtaaagaaacaaaatgacaaatgacacacaaataatatttttttgtggaaaatattgaaaaagtAGAACACAGAAGAAGAACTTCCAAAATGAAAGCATCAAGTATTATCAAAGATGGCTTTTATTACAAGTGATTTGCAGAAATTGGCAGGCGGTTTAGTTTTTCTTAAGACGTCCAGTGATCAGtgtccacactgcagccttgagctcctggttcctcaggctgtagatgagggggttcagggctggaggcaccaccgagtacagaactgacactgccagatccagggatggggaggagatggaggggggcTTCAGGTAAGTTAAAAACCCAGTGCTGAGAATTAGGGATAGCacggccaggtgagggaggcaggtggaaaaggctttgtgccgtccctgctcagaggggatcctcagcacagccctgaagatctgcacataggagaaaacaatgaacacaaaacagccaaaaaatagaaaagcactTAGCACAATGAGCCCAAGTTCTCTGAGTTTGGAGTGtgagcaggagagcttgaggatgtgtgggatttcacagaagaactggcccagagcattgccctggcacaggggcagggaaaatgtattggctgtgagcagcagagcattgagaaaggcactggcccaggcagctgctgccatgtgggcacaagctctgctgcccaggagggtcctgtagtgcaggggtttgcagatggacacgtagcGGTCGTAGCACATCACGGTCAGCAGGGCAAATTCTGATgtaatgagaaaggaaaagaaaaacacctgtgcagcacatccttcataggagatgttcctggtgtcccagagggaattgtgcatggctttggggacagtggtgaggatggagcccaggtcgctgagggccaggttgagcaggaagaagaacatggggctgtgcaggaggtggccgcaggctacggcgctgatgatgaggccgttggccaggagggcagccagggagatggccaggaagaggcagaagtgcaggagctgcagctgccgcgtgtgtgccaatggcagcaggaggaagtggctgatggagctgctgttggacatttGCTGTCTCTGCCCATGGAGTCCTGTTCAAGGAGGAGACAGTGATAAGTCAGGGGAGACTTTCCTGAGCAATGCCCAAGCCCTTCTCTCCCAgtcctgcccctgctgtgctgtgccacccAATTTTCCTTTGCTCAGAGCCCTTCTTTCAGCCCCgtgcctggagctctgctgggatctggTCCCATTGCTGTGATGAGCAGGGGCTCTGCCCATGGACACCGAGggatcagctctgctctgcagctgtggggtcatgggaacagggacaggggtcAGTCCTGGGGCTGGACTTCATCAGCCCAAAGTTCTCCTGAGGCAGAGGAGCTTGGCAGCATCTCCTGTACCAAGGCTAAGGAACTGTGATGGCCAAAGAAACTTTGAGAGAGTTTACCGCTGTGCCCAGGGAGATCAGAGAGAACTGTCAGTGCAAGATCATTGGCTGTAACTCAGTGGAGGGCGAggggagctgctctgtcactccatctgtccccagctgccctttCTGAGATTCAGGACAGTCACTGTGTTCCCCTTAAAATCAGCCTgacacagctgagagcagaggggccACAGCAGAGCAAAGTGGCTCATCCTTTTTCAGAGTCTCAGCCCCACTCCTGGCCAAGGACACtcctgtcccccagtgtcccctggagGCAGCTCACAGCTTGGATGGCATCCCCAGGACACACCAGGGCTCCtgtccatggcactgctggaggagagTCAGCTCATTCCCATCCTGCCAGCCTGacctgcccagagctccccggggcagagggagctgggacaccccattgctgtgctcagcctgcacaggaggagccccagggctgggcctgagcctgcagctggaactgcCATGCCCAGAGAGCCCCTCAGCAATGCCAGGAGCACCTGGGCAaggcaaggagagagagaggcaggccctgaggaaaagcctttccctggccagccctgcacagcccctgccaggcagcagcagtgcaggacagtggCCCTCAGGCCCTGgtcagcagggaatgggcacatggcaggagagatgcccttcatctctgctgctgctctgccggcccaggagggcactgagggcCCCGAGTCCCcaggctgagggctgtgctggctgggaggggacagcagagctgtgctgctcagggcagtgtctgccctgcagggcagggccggcaggTGCCACatgtgccctgcagcagggcttccctcagcactgcctccctccctccctgcccagggctctgctgctggagctgtcccagcccgagctgttcctgtggccccgggctccttccctgccagtgctgccagagcccagcccagccctgggccagctctgccctgcagctgctcggGGCTGCAGGGATTAAAGAacagctcccccaggcctggGCACCATGGAAAGGGGATGCTGGATGGATCTGGAGGCTGGGGAGGTGCAGGCACTTGCTGAGCTTCCCAGGAATCTTCAGCAAAATGGTTAAGAGCCTCAGCCCCTGCTTTGCCCTGCACAGCTGAGTTTCCATTGCCACCAAGCTGagccagggaaaactgggagCACAgattcaggaaagcagagactCAAGTAGGAAACTCCTGCCCTGAATAAGTTTATGAAAACTCCCCTCAGAAATGACCTGGGCAtgagctggagctctgagcagccctggcacacactgcaccctctccacagcagcaggacctgccctggcaggagtcACTCCTcgcacccacagctcccctccAGCATCCATagggagctcccaggcaggttgagagctgcccctggcaggtggcagatgccctgggctggccaagagccctcagggctgcagcacctgctctgcaccacagccctgggcagccctggctgcagccccagcttcagcccctgcagccgtccctggcagcaggagccgtcctgccctgtccctctgacggtgcccagggcagccccgctctggagcacatcctcccccaaagcagcaagggcagcagagccatccttacagtcacctcagtgctgtcctggctcagcctgaggagatccctgcagccacagacttaCCCTGTCACAAGTGGTGAACATTTCTGAACAGCAAAGCTGTGAATTTCCAAAAGTTGTAATGATTTCTCCATGAATGATATCAGAATTGTCCTTCCACTTTCCTTGAGCCTCTGCTTGCTTCAGTGCTCCCAGCTACCTCCAGAAacttccctcagccctgctgggctggagaggagctgctcctcagaagaaatgtctttttaaagctcCTCCTGGTTTCCAAGAGCTGCCCCTGTTCTAGGAGCccatcccagctcagctgcacagaAACAGCACAAGGACTTTAATGAGTCTCTTGAGGTTTCGTGTTGTTTACATGAGACACAGTCCCTGAGAGAGTGTTCAAAAAACTTCTCAAGAACtcaaaatgaaattgaaataCTAAAGTTTCTTCAAGTTTTAATGGGTCCCACAGAGAAACATGACTGAGAAAGTGTCCCCAGGTTCCAGCTAGtgcagaacactgcaggcagtgatgacagcTGGGGACAAACAAGAcaaaggtgtctctgatgctgagcAAACCTGGATGTGTGTCAGGAATGCCAagggccaaggcctgagccccagcccctgccaaggcagatcctgtccctccctccttgctcagggctcttcccgggccactgggatgtggggatgtgcaatgccaagggcagcaccatggggcggcccctgccaggctgctgagcagggacaaggaggcaatgaggccccaggcctgcaagggtcacttgtcccctcctgatgcctcaggcccagggccagcagccatggcccaagtgctgcaggagttggctgtgtcagggcctttcagctgctgcccatgcctgtgccctgtgcagcccaggctgtgctacggtgtccatgccctgcgcctctgtccctgcaggctgtcggcatcccccggctgccccacctggctgggcccttcctttgctgacagctctgcgtcctgcctgcctctgcctgggcacacagagccttgggctgctccagactcctgctgggggatgtgttgcacctcagccctgccctggcagggaaattcctttctcctcatgCCCCTGTTAAATCCAAGACCCAGCTGAGGgctgaaaggaaggaaaggatggcACCACAACTTTCCATGTCCAACCCAGCAGGGATGTTACAGCTCTTTTAACACAATCCCTCCTTGCCAAGGGAAAAAAGGTTCATTTTATGCAGATACATTGCTTAAGCAAAGGAAAACTCCTTCCTCAGGCTCACCTGTCCTGCTCAGTCAGACACCTCAAGTTCCTCAGCAGAAGAGAATTCCAGAGTTCACATCGACTGGCACAGAAGGAGACGATTTCCCCCTTGACAGATGCTCCCATTTCAGTTTTTACATTCAGGCATCTCCAGTGCCTCTGTTTTGGTTTCCACTTGGAAATGCAAGTCCAGGagctctgttcatgcccagccacagcaggtgacacaagGACAG
This sequence is a window from Prinia subflava isolate CZ2003 ecotype Zambia chromosome 27, Cam_Psub_1.2, whole genome shotgun sequence. Protein-coding genes within it:
- the LOC134562282 gene encoding olfactory receptor 14J1-like translates to MSNSSSISHFLLLPLAHTRQLQLLHFCLFLAISLAALLANGLIISAVACGHLLHSPMFFFLLNLALSDLGSILTTVPKAMHNSLWDTRNISYEGCAAQVFFFSFLITSEFALLTVMCYDRYVSICKPLHYRTLLGSRACAHMAAAAWASAFLNALLLTANTFSLPLCQGNALGQFFCEIPHILKLSCSHSKLRELGLIVLSAFLFFGCFVFIVFSYVQIFRAVLRIPSEQGRHKAFSTCLPHLAVLSLILSTGFLTYLKPPSISSPSLDLAVSVLYSVVPPALNPLIYSLRNQELKAAVWTLITGRLKKN